In Fibrobacter sp. UWR2, the following are encoded in one genomic region:
- the aroA gene encoding 3-phosphoshikimate 1-carboxyvinyltransferase: MDDFQFRPSFIQLPAFTSFNGEVRLPGSKSITNRAFLIAALAQGETRLHNLLKSDDTRYMGEALQKLGVRIDFSDDYSEAVVEGSGKPIAVDGAVDLFLGNAGTAMRSLTAALSLGKGQFTLTGEERMSERPIRDLVDALLTLGAKIEYLETEGYPPLRIDASGLEGGEVHVRGNISSQYLTALLVCAPYCKAPLKIHVDGELISEPYIRLTLAVMTRFGVEVSWPASQPYRFDVPHGVFKTPGDFFVEGDASSASYPLAAAAITGGKVKVVGVGKCSTQGDAQFAKVLESMGAKITWGNEFIECEGPKGKLRSLGEFNAVEIPDAAMTVAVLALFADAPMTITGIASWRVKETDRIAAMAAELRKVGATVRESMDSITVTPPEVLQPATIETYNDHRMAMCFSLVSLGGVPIKILDPACVNKTYPNFFEDFSKLAK; this comes from the coding sequence ATGGATGATTTTCAGTTCCGCCCTTCTTTTATTCAGTTACCGGCTTTTACATCGTTTAATGGCGAGGTCCGCCTCCCGGGTTCCAAGAGCATTACCAACAGGGCCTTTTTGATTGCGGCCCTTGCGCAAGGGGAAACCCGCCTGCATAACCTGCTCAAGAGCGACGATACGCGCTACATGGGCGAGGCCCTGCAGAAGTTGGGCGTGCGCATTGATTTTTCGGATGACTATTCCGAGGCGGTAGTGGAAGGGAGCGGCAAGCCTATAGCGGTGGATGGCGCCGTGGACCTGTTCCTCGGCAACGCGGGTACGGCGATGCGCTCGCTTACGGCCGCGCTTTCGCTTGGGAAGGGCCAGTTTACGCTTACGGGCGAAGAACGCATGAGCGAACGTCCGATACGCGACCTTGTAGACGCGTTGCTTACGCTTGGCGCAAAGATTGAATACCTCGAAACGGAGGGATATCCGCCGCTCCGCATCGATGCATCCGGGCTCGAGGGCGGAGAAGTGCATGTGCGTGGCAATATCTCGAGCCAGTACCTCACGGCGCTTCTGGTCTGTGCCCCGTACTGCAAGGCTCCGCTGAAAATACACGTGGATGGCGAACTGATTTCTGAGCCCTACATCAGGCTTACGCTTGCCGTGATGACGCGCTTTGGCGTAGAAGTCTCGTGGCCGGCATCGCAGCCGTATCGTTTTGATGTGCCGCATGGCGTGTTCAAGACTCCAGGTGACTTCTTTGTCGAGGGCGATGCGAGTTCGGCCAGTTATCCGCTTGCCGCTGCCGCCATTACCGGCGGGAAGGTGAAGGTCGTGGGTGTGGGTAAGTGTAGCACGCAGGGTGATGCACAGTTTGCGAAGGTGCTAGAAAGCATGGGCGCAAAAATTACCTGGGGCAACGAGTTTATCGAATGCGAAGGCCCGAAGGGCAAACTCAGGAGCCTCGGGGAATTCAATGCGGTTGAAATTCCTGATGCCGCGATGACGGTCGCGGTGCTCGCCCTGTTCGCAGATGCCCCGATGACGATTACCGGTATCGCAAGTTGGCGCGTGAAGGAAACCGACCGCATCGCGGCGATGGCTGCGGAATTGCGCAAGGTGGGTGCTACGGTGCGCGAGTCCATGGACAGCATCACGGTGACGCCTCCCGAAGTATTGCAGCCTGCAACTATTGAAACCTACAACGACCACCGCATGGCCATGTGCTTCAGTCTCGTGTCCCTTGGTGGTGTGCCTATCAAGATTCTTGACCCTGCGTGCGTGAACAAGACTTATCCGAACTTTTTCGAGGATTTCAGCAAGCTCGCAAAATGA
- a CDS encoding extracellular solute-binding protein, translating into MEKIMRHSERGLLAMLVAAVVLFENPVHAEPVLQSAPWSGPLNLWVMDNGIGSQKAVHKLVKKFKRDTGIPVEVRVLNWGNAYSVISDAFANPDSVPDFPDVLQLGSTWVPHFASVGKLRTLDTLLTQIDSSRFYTEAFKASRIAGQADVYSFPWFLDVRTLFANEWLWHTLDIQDSDINDFTKFLGALRAINRGELKNSEMKRVAAFALPGKDDWTGPQQMAPFVWGFGGDFLKCDEGKCKSSLLDSLTLAGFAVYVKILGDEELAPLSLSENSAQNAARFVNSELLIHYGTSELVRQLEYPADVGGLRSSAIADDGIMILSGPEGPYSRSTFVGGSHLALPVHDDSVRFHAAENLLAYLVRADNIDAFCRAVGFLPSDRGLISIWNQDRRYSQIIKSLETGKSFPNIPEWGEIEGVLNLLANDIGATLSTNANAEVRNRDIAKLLVKAHKDVNGILRNDSALDEVGAIKRVEKALAADIPEIMPEDLKFEPSAASVHLWHLIDAFVVLVILAAIIVPIGLITYIVRRKK; encoded by the coding sequence ATGGAAAAGATTATGCGGCATTCGGAGCGCGGCCTGCTTGCCATGCTGGTTGCCGCTGTTGTACTCTTTGAAAATCCTGTGCATGCAGAGCCGGTACTGCAGAGCGCTCCCTGGTCGGGTCCGCTTAATCTGTGGGTCATGGATAACGGGATTGGTTCACAGAAGGCTGTACACAAGCTGGTGAAAAAATTCAAACGCGATACGGGCATCCCTGTCGAAGTGCGCGTACTGAACTGGGGTAATGCCTACTCGGTCATCTCCGATGCTTTTGCCAATCCGGATTCCGTTCCCGACTTCCCCGACGTACTGCAGTTGGGCTCCACATGGGTTCCGCATTTTGCCTCGGTCGGTAAACTCCGCACACTCGATACGCTCCTTACGCAAATTGATTCCTCTCGTTTCTATACGGAAGCGTTCAAGGCGAGCCGCATCGCGGGCCAGGCGGATGTGTATTCGTTCCCGTGGTTCCTGGACGTGCGCACCCTTTTCGCAAATGAATGGCTCTGGCATACGCTTGATATCCAGGATAGCGATATCAATGACTTTACCAAGTTCCTCGGGGCCCTCCGCGCAATCAATCGTGGTGAACTGAAGAATTCTGAAATGAAGCGTGTCGCCGCGTTCGCGCTCCCTGGCAAGGACGACTGGACTGGACCGCAACAGATGGCGCCCTTCGTGTGGGGATTTGGCGGTGATTTCTTGAAGTGCGACGAGGGAAAGTGCAAGAGTAGCCTGCTGGATTCCCTGACACTTGCGGGCTTTGCCGTGTACGTGAAGATTCTAGGTGACGAGGAACTTGCTCCTCTAAGCCTTTCGGAGAATTCGGCTCAGAACGCGGCGCGGTTCGTGAATTCCGAACTGCTTATCCATTATGGAACATCGGAATTGGTGCGTCAGCTGGAGTACCCTGCAGATGTCGGCGGTCTCCGGTCGAGCGCTATCGCGGATGACGGCATCATGATTCTGTCTGGCCCCGAGGGCCCGTACTCCCGTTCTACGTTTGTGGGCGGGAGCCATCTCGCCTTACCTGTACATGACGATTCAGTGCGGTTCCATGCTGCAGAAAACCTGCTGGCCTATTTGGTTCGCGCCGATAACATTGATGCCTTCTGCCGTGCGGTCGGGTTCTTGCCTTCGGATCGCGGGCTCATTAGCATCTGGAACCAGGACCGTCGCTATTCGCAGATTATCAAGAGCCTCGAAACAGGCAAGAGCTTTCCGAACATTCCTGAATGGGGCGAAATTGAAGGCGTGTTGAACCTGCTTGCCAATGATATCGGCGCGACGCTTTCTACAAATGCAAATGCCGAGGTTCGCAATCGTGATATTGCAAAACTTTTGGTGAAGGCGCACAAGGATGTAAACGGAATTCTCCGCAACGATAGCGCGCTCGATGAAGTTGGCGCTATTAAGCGTGTTGAAAAAGCGCTTGCTGCGGACATCCCGGAAATCATGCCCGAAGACTTGAAGTTCGAGCCGTCAGCGGCTTCGGTGCATTTGTGGCATTTGATAGACGCTTTTGTCGTTCTAGTTATTCTTGCCGCAATCATTGTTCCTATTGGCTTGATAACCTACATTGTTCGTCGCAAAAAGTGA
- the dacB gene encoding D-alanyl-D-alanine carboxypeptidase/D-alanyl-D-alanine-endopeptidase yields MRRFVVVLLFAIAPLLAGFDFAPYQAYIDSVIPEVKFGLSVRSVSTGAELLNVNANDYFTPASTMKTLSTATALHFLPLDYAPQTKVSLLGTQKRNVFTGEVNVRGEGDPNISARYYTDPMLVLYAMADSIKSLGIDTVRGRIVLDTNFFTPPWKPEHWRSDFFDYYYGAEVTPLQFNDNCTVIRIKPGAEDDTVRVSVVPDVGYVKVVNKLITKTAPRNKRGRKQKLKWNRALDPVAPVVTIEGEFDIETDSTQFVIPVRGALGYFRAALLKAFRDRGLILNEVAVASSGEKMRQFSFSSAPLLSVMDEINQRSQNLHAETLFRNAAAYMYGVGSVENGKKLERRFLAEMGLDSSGFEVYDGCGLAAKNKLKPSVETQMLAKMARHPKGEYYINSFASPRIGSGSKRMQTLLYPWFTRFKTGYIAEVHGLAGYIFTMAGDTLSVAMYLNQTGKNKDADCKNTMDSVWIALVEWANNGYPSLLRMKDMWREGIEVKGLDARLEYFSRRLMKTPYGLGKMGEGHIDTVEQKPMVYLDSVDCVTYVEHVLAMANAVNEDSLFNMLQRIRYIDGKINYRTRKHYMIVDWLGEGKFARIKPVEGDTLMERTIAKKEFFKSKKMKYLVDGKPADDPKVQIRYLPCEKARKWAKETRSDTLKVMGVAFISKAEKYDASHTGFVVFKPGEAPRLRHASSQRKQVVDMSLADYLDSRKGKLPGITLFEFIPQ; encoded by the coding sequence TTGCGTAGGTTTGTTGTTGTTCTTTTGTTTGCGATAGCGCCGCTCCTTGCGGGGTTTGATTTCGCACCTTACCAGGCCTATATTGATTCCGTTATACCCGAAGTGAAGTTCGGGCTTTCGGTGCGTTCGGTGAGCACGGGTGCCGAACTTTTGAACGTGAATGCGAACGACTATTTTACGCCTGCAAGCACGATGAAGACGCTTTCGACGGCGACGGCGCTACATTTTTTGCCGCTTGATTATGCCCCGCAGACAAAGGTTTCCTTGCTCGGGACTCAAAAGCGCAATGTGTTTACCGGCGAGGTGAACGTGCGTGGCGAAGGTGATCCGAACATTTCGGCCCGCTATTATACCGACCCGATGCTCGTACTTTACGCAATGGCGGATTCCATCAAGTCTCTTGGAATCGATACCGTGCGCGGGCGCATCGTGCTCGACACGAACTTCTTTACTCCGCCCTGGAAGCCCGAACACTGGCGCAGCGATTTTTTTGACTACTACTACGGTGCCGAAGTGACGCCCCTGCAGTTTAACGATAACTGCACGGTAATCCGCATTAAGCCTGGTGCAGAAGACGATACGGTGCGCGTATCGGTGGTGCCCGATGTGGGTTACGTGAAGGTCGTGAATAAACTCATTACGAAGACGGCCCCCCGCAATAAGCGTGGCCGCAAGCAGAAACTCAAGTGGAACCGCGCTCTCGACCCGGTCGCACCCGTGGTGACCATCGAAGGCGAGTTCGATATCGAGACGGATTCGACGCAGTTCGTGATTCCTGTGCGCGGAGCCCTCGGTTATTTCCGTGCGGCGCTCTTGAAGGCCTTCCGTGACCGCGGGCTTATCTTGAACGAGGTCGCCGTCGCCTCTTCTGGCGAGAAGATGAGGCAGTTCTCTTTCTCCTCTGCGCCCCTGCTGAGCGTGATGGACGAAATCAACCAGCGGAGCCAAAACCTGCATGCCGAAACGCTGTTCCGCAATGCGGCAGCCTACATGTACGGCGTGGGCAGTGTAGAAAACGGCAAGAAGCTTGAACGACGGTTCCTCGCCGAAATGGGGCTTGATTCCAGCGGGTTCGAAGTTTACGACGGTTGCGGGCTTGCTGCTAAGAACAAACTAAAACCGTCTGTCGAAACGCAGATGCTTGCCAAGATGGCGCGCCACCCGAAGGGCGAGTACTACATCAATTCGTTTGCGAGCCCGCGTATCGGTTCGGGCAGCAAGCGCATGCAGACGCTTCTGTACCCCTGGTTTACGCGCTTCAAGACGGGCTACATTGCCGAAGTCCACGGGCTTGCGGGCTACATCTTCACGATGGCGGGCGACACGCTTTCTGTAGCGATGTACCTGAACCAGACGGGCAAAAACAAGGATGCCGATTGCAAGAACACGATGGATTCTGTGTGGATAGCGCTTGTGGAATGGGCGAATAACGGCTACCCGTCGCTACTGCGCATGAAGGATATGTGGCGCGAGGGCATTGAAGTGAAGGGCCTTGATGCCCGCCTGGAGTATTTCTCCAGAAGGCTCATGAAAACGCCATATGGCCTGGGCAAGATGGGTGAGGGCCATATCGATACCGTAGAGCAGAAACCGATGGTGTACCTGGATTCCGTGGATTGCGTTACCTACGTAGAGCACGTGCTTGCGATGGCGAACGCAGTGAACGAAGATTCCCTGTTCAACATGTTGCAGCGTATCCGCTACATCGACGGGAAAATCAATTACCGCACGCGCAAGCATTACATGATTGTCGACTGGCTGGGCGAGGGCAAGTTCGCCCGCATCAAGCCCGTAGAAGGCGATACGCTCATGGAGCGCACCATTGCGAAGAAGGAATTCTTCAAGTCGAAAAAGATGAAGTACCTGGTCGACGGCAAACCTGCCGATGACCCGAAGGTACAAATCCGCTACCTGCCTTGTGAAAAGGCCCGCAAGTGGGCCAAGGAAACGCGGTCCGATACGCTGAAGGTTATGGGCGTCGCCTTTATTTCGAAGGCCGAAAAGTACGATGCAAGCCATACCGGGTTTGTCGTGTTCAAGCCGGGCGAAGCGCCGCGACTCCGCCATGCGTCTTCGCAGCGCAAGCAGGTGGTGGACATGTCCCTTGCCGATTACCTGGACAGCCGAAAGGGCAAACTTCCGGGAATAACTTTATTTGAATTCATTCCGCAGTAG
- a CDS encoding TIGR02171 family protein has product MFYKCSIKDVARACRIPLLVLLAFAAVIGCSDEVSSRPPQPFEPPEDSLSENPGFVKFNAAGDSVYLGSDLATVPAGERPRMLVKLNYDFWLSKHEVTCGEYKSVMEGRGFVPACESDSLPVTDVTFYDAVLFANARSISQGLDTAYRYSSMVKDNLGHCTYLEGYAFDPQSNGIRLPTEAEWMYVARWHWDVQHVWSAENSDDKPHGVCSAALQAAVCDMAGNVMEWVNDWYANLRDTSLVNFAGAPDGGHQGKRIVKGGSFRMPANGMQRYSRGDVYTVTSSTHAEYVGFRLAIGAIPDAVWMNDKGNAGNSRFVVMSTAAKLRGKTGSYNVKLAFRNDLTGNLAYIDYSSGVPNVEEIVDTLEVYHPDISPDGKYVAFCTGIEGVDAKSHIYVRSLDAIWSYIVKLDVDGAAIPRWRVLDSGDTVIVFVTSAANNKDDATFLSQSTWQVQFANNGFGVPQKLFDGAYHGGVSRDGKFAVTGSTRLRAHITDSTGAFVDTVWYGGEQACNASLARDGSNRTLFLDFGGQTGRTFVGQDYGTHERLLIADSTGNLIESIGMSPGYAFDHTEWVHDATMRSDEKLVVTSITNAEGRHGWVLLVDVSDSSMIVLLEGEEIWHPALWTQEAGSALQTDLDLDSAGVYCALGAGEAPYMMRYKLELLWTYKDSANVAIVGSSRPLEGLVPALFSDDYFVINMANVPNMVYGSKYLFENYILPHVKNLKYLVVSLDIDLWFHSERSDYNFFYNEYKKYPGYVYDANHNFWQDSVPTGLAEVVQSSFGSDFYAGYFRDEMGYVRFNAKPWEDLPVVEYDSTWMDFASDNYYEALGHLVEIIELAESKGIYVIGIVFPQNPNFQKTGSFGRYGPRRSEAPALLQGIADLSKEHPNFIFMDENKMGNHDFLGEMSNDKDHLAYPGAVKMTAKVDSVLRTLK; this is encoded by the coding sequence ATGTTTTATAAATGTTCCATAAAAGATGTTGCCCGTGCTTGCAGGATTCCACTGCTCGTTCTGCTTGCTTTTGCTGCTGTTATCGGGTGTTCGGACGAAGTTTCCTCTAGACCCCCGCAGCCATTTGAACCACCTGAAGATTCGCTCTCTGAAAATCCCGGATTCGTAAAGTTTAACGCTGCCGGCGATTCCGTGTATCTCGGGTCTGACCTTGCGACAGTCCCTGCCGGCGAACGCCCGCGTATGCTGGTAAAATTAAACTACGATTTTTGGCTCTCGAAACATGAGGTGACTTGCGGTGAATACAAGTCGGTGATGGAAGGTCGAGGGTTTGTGCCTGCATGCGAAAGCGATTCCTTGCCTGTGACCGATGTGACGTTCTACGATGCGGTGCTTTTCGCAAACGCAAGGAGTATTTCGCAGGGTCTGGATACCGCCTACAGGTATTCCTCGATGGTGAAGGATAACCTGGGCCACTGCACCTACTTGGAAGGCTATGCGTTTGATCCGCAGTCCAACGGGATTCGCCTCCCCACCGAGGCGGAGTGGATGTATGTCGCCCGCTGGCATTGGGACGTGCAACATGTGTGGAGCGCAGAAAATTCCGACGACAAACCCCATGGTGTGTGTTCTGCCGCCCTGCAGGCGGCTGTCTGCGATATGGCCGGTAACGTGATGGAGTGGGTGAACGACTGGTATGCGAACCTGCGCGATACTTCGCTTGTGAATTTTGCGGGCGCGCCCGATGGCGGTCATCAGGGCAAGCGCATCGTGAAGGGCGGTTCGTTCCGCATGCCGGCAAATGGAATGCAGAGGTATTCCCGTGGTGACGTGTACACGGTGACGTCCTCTACTCATGCCGAATATGTCGGATTCCGCCTCGCGATAGGCGCCATTCCCGATGCCGTATGGATGAATGACAAGGGCAATGCGGGGAACAGCCGCTTTGTCGTCATGTCTACTGCCGCAAAGCTTCGCGGGAAGACGGGTTCGTACAACGTAAAACTCGCCTTCAGGAACGACCTGACGGGGAATCTTGCGTACATCGACTACTCCAGCGGGGTCCCGAACGTCGAAGAAATTGTCGACACGCTGGAGGTATATCATCCGGATATTTCGCCCGATGGCAAGTATGTCGCATTCTGTACAGGAATCGAGGGTGTTGATGCCAAGTCGCATATATACGTGCGTAGTCTCGATGCCATCTGGAGCTATATCGTAAAGCTCGATGTAGATGGTGCCGCAATCCCGCGCTGGCGTGTGCTGGATTCGGGCGATACGGTAATAGTCTTTGTGACTTCTGCGGCAAACAACAAGGATGACGCGACGTTCCTTTCGCAGTCTACGTGGCAGGTGCAATTTGCAAATAACGGCTTTGGCGTACCGCAGAAACTCTTTGACGGGGCGTACCATGGTGGCGTAAGTCGCGATGGCAAGTTTGCCGTTACGGGTTCCACGAGACTGCGGGCTCATATCACGGACAGCACGGGCGCATTTGTCGATACGGTATGGTATGGTGGCGAGCAGGCATGCAATGCAAGCCTCGCGCGCGATGGCAGTAACCGCACGTTGTTCTTGGATTTTGGTGGGCAAACGGGCCGTACCTTTGTCGGGCAGGACTATGGCACGCATGAACGCCTGCTTATTGCCGATAGCACCGGCAATCTGATTGAATCCATCGGGATGTCTCCAGGTTACGCGTTTGACCATACGGAATGGGTGCACGATGCCACAATGCGTTCCGACGAAAAACTTGTGGTGACCTCGATTACAAATGCCGAAGGCAGGCACGGTTGGGTCTTGCTGGTGGATGTCTCGGATTCTAGCATGATTGTCCTCCTGGAAGGCGAAGAAATCTGGCATCCTGCCCTCTGGACTCAAGAAGCGGGCAGTGCTCTCCAGACGGATCTGGATCTCGATAGCGCGGGCGTGTACTGCGCGCTCGGTGCGGGTGAGGCTCCCTACATGATGCGTTACAAGCTGGAACTCCTCTGGACGTATAAGGACAGCGCGAACGTGGCTATCGTCGGGTCGTCGCGCCCGCTCGAAGGCCTTGTGCCGGCCTTGTTCAGTGACGATTACTTTGTTATAAACATGGCAAATGTGCCCAACATGGTCTATGGTTCCAAGTACCTGTTCGAGAACTATATTCTCCCGCATGTGAAGAATCTCAAGTACCTCGTCGTATCGCTGGATATTGACCTGTGGTTCCATAGTGAGCGGAGCGACTACAACTTCTTCTACAATGAGTACAAGAAATATCCGGGCTATGTGTACGACGCAAATCATAACTTCTGGCAAGACAGCGTCCCTACCGGCCTGGCCGAGGTGGTGCAGTCTTCGTTCGGGTCGGATTTCTATGCGGGCTATTTCCGTGACGAGATGGGCTATGTGCGGTTCAATGCGAAACCCTGGGAAGACCTGCCTGTCGTGGAATACGATAGCACCTGGATGGATTTTGCCTCGGACAACTACTATGAGGCGCTGGGACACCTTGTGGAAATCATAGAACTGGCCGAAAGCAAGGGCATATATGTTATCGGTATCGTGTTTCCGCAGAATCCGAACTTCCAGAAGACGGGCTCGTTCGGGCGTTACGGCCCGCGCCGCAGCGAGGCTCCCGCGTTGTTGCAGGGAATAGCAGACCTGAGCAAGGAACACCCGAACTTCATCTTCATGGACGAGAACAAGATGGGGAACCACGATTTCCTGGGTGAAATGAGCAACGACAAGGACCATCTCGCATATCCCGGGGCGGTCAAGATGACGGCCAAGGTAGATTCGGTTCTCCGGACCCTTAAGTAA
- a CDS encoding sialate O-acetylesterase, translating to MDVKKFSQVLTVACGLIGGALLVPTLSQAAPDPNFHIYIAYGQSNMEGNATNFTDVDKKEHPRVKMFATTECSNLGRPTVGEVYPAIPPMFKCNQGLSVADWFGRHMADSLPDITIGIIPVAVGGTSIRLFDPDDYKAYLSTAESWLQNSAKAYGNDGNAMKRIIDVAKKAQEKGVIKGIIFHQGETDGGMGQGVWEGKVKKTYEYMLTQLGLNAEETPFVAGEMVDGGSCAGFSSRVRGLSNYIANFGVASSAGYGSKGDGLHFTVEGYRGMGERYAQQMLKLINVEPVEPEPQTPFGGTVVELPGKIEAGNFDVPGKGSGNDSYKENDSDDHGAESNGGKSYREGTGVDIYKKATGYVVGYNQEGEWLEYTVNVKEAGDYTMFAAVATDNATSAFQLSIDGENITDALLASKTDVAGTFDDFSKVQANVTLPAGEHILRMTVTASWFDVDYFTFVKGKDATDPDEPPSFVKPAFVSHATETESNFAVVDLQGRVIFSMQAKNMNEAVAKVKNSVMHNIASKGVYFVVSNPGTSKQQMKKVVINEK from the coding sequence ATGGATGTGAAAAAATTCTCCCAGGTCCTGACGGTTGCGTGCGGGCTTATTGGCGGTGCACTGCTTGTACCGACGCTTTCGCAGGCTGCTCCGGACCCTAACTTCCACATTTACATTGCGTATGGCCAGTCCAACATGGAAGGCAACGCGACGAACTTTACCGATGTCGACAAGAAGGAACATCCCCGCGTGAAGATGTTTGCGACGACGGAGTGCAGCAATCTCGGGCGCCCCACGGTCGGTGAGGTCTACCCGGCTATTCCGCCGATGTTCAAGTGTAACCAGGGCCTTTCTGTGGCTGACTGGTTCGGCCGCCATATGGCCGATTCCCTCCCGGACATCACCATCGGCATTATTCCGGTGGCCGTGGGCGGTACCAGCATTCGCCTGTTTGACCCGGATGACTACAAGGCTTATCTGAGTACGGCAGAGAGCTGGCTGCAGAACAGCGCCAAGGCTTACGGTAACGATGGTAATGCCATGAAGCGCATCATTGACGTTGCCAAGAAGGCCCAAGAAAAGGGCGTTATCAAGGGCATTATCTTCCACCAGGGCGAAACCGACGGCGGTATGGGCCAGGGCGTGTGGGAAGGCAAGGTCAAGAAGACCTACGAATACATGCTTACCCAGCTTGGTTTGAACGCCGAAGAGACTCCGTTTGTCGCGGGCGAAATGGTGGACGGCGGTTCGTGTGCGGGCTTTAGCAGCCGCGTACGCGGGCTTTCCAACTACATTGCGAACTTTGGTGTGGCGAGTTCCGCGGGCTACGGCAGCAAGGGCGACGGCCTGCACTTTACGGTGGAAGGCTACCGCGGCATGGGCGAACGCTACGCCCAGCAGATGCTCAAGCTTATCAATGTCGAACCGGTGGAACCCGAACCGCAGACTCCGTTTGGCGGCACGGTGGTTGAACTCCCGGGCAAGATCGAGGCCGGAAACTTCGACGTTCCGGGCAAGGGTAGCGGCAACGATTCCTACAAGGAAAACGATTCCGATGACCATGGTGCCGAAAGCAACGGAGGCAAGAGCTACCGCGAAGGCACGGGTGTCGATATCTACAAGAAGGCTACGGGCTATGTGGTGGGCTACAACCAGGAAGGCGAGTGGCTCGAGTATACCGTGAATGTGAAGGAAGCGGGCGACTACACGATGTTTGCCGCTGTGGCGACGGATAACGCGACATCCGCCTTCCAGCTTTCCATTGACGGAGAAAATATTACGGATGCGCTCCTTGCCTCAAAAACCGATGTGGCGGGCACATTCGATGACTTTAGCAAGGTCCAGGCGAACGTGACGCTCCCCGCGGGCGAGCATATCCTGAGGATGACGGTGACGGCCTCCTGGTTCGATGTGGACTACTTCACCTTCGTGAAGGGCAAGGACGCTACCGACCCCGATGAGCCCCCCTCCTTTGTCAAGCCCGCCTTTGTGTCGCATGCGACTGAAACGGAGTCCAATTTCGCGGTCGTTGACCTGCAGGGACGTGTGATTTTCAGCATGCAAGCAAAAAATATGAACGAGGCAGTGGCAAAAGTGAAAAATAGTGTGATGCACAACATTGCCTCTAAGGGCGTATATTTTGTAGTTTCTAACCCAGGAACCTCAAAGCAGCAAATGAAAAAGGTGGTCATCAATGAGAAATAG